The Gracilimonas sp. genome includes a region encoding these proteins:
- a CDS encoding alpha/beta fold hydrolase, which yields MKSKKIEFTGSLGDTLSAKLDLPEKEQKGTVLFAHCFTCSKNLKVMSNITSILAEMGFATFRFDFTGLGESDGDFSNTNFSSNVDDLVAAYKYLESEGHAPAILAGHSLGGAAVLQAAHQMESVKAVATIAAPAHPAHVRENFSMHLDEIEEKGEAEVTLAGRKFAIKKQFLDDLKEARMSDFIKKLDRALMIFHSPLDNTVGIDNASMIFNAAKHPKSFVSLDEAGHLLSDDKDSKYVGKVLATWAEKYI from the coding sequence CCAAACTAGATCTTCCTGAAAAAGAACAAAAAGGGACTGTTCTTTTTGCTCACTGCTTTACCTGTTCCAAAAACCTGAAAGTAATGAGCAATATTACCTCTATTCTTGCTGAGATGGGTTTTGCTACCTTTCGGTTTGATTTTACGGGATTGGGTGAAAGTGATGGAGATTTCTCCAACACCAACTTTTCATCCAATGTGGATGATTTAGTCGCTGCCTATAAATATTTAGAGTCTGAAGGCCATGCACCTGCGATTTTAGCCGGACATTCACTGGGTGGCGCAGCCGTTTTACAAGCAGCTCACCAAATGGAATCCGTGAAAGCCGTAGCCACCATTGCAGCGCCTGCCCATCCTGCTCACGTTCGCGAAAATTTCAGTATGCACCTGGACGAAATTGAAGAAAAAGGAGAGGCTGAAGTCACCCTTGCTGGGCGAAAATTCGCCATTAAGAAACAATTTCTGGATGACCTTAAAGAAGCCCGGATGTCTGATTTCATAAAAAAGCTAGACCGCGCTTTGATGATCTTCCATTCTCCGCTCGACAACACCGTGGGTATCGATAATGCCTCTATGATTTTTAATGCAGCAAAACATCCCAAAAGTTTTGTATCCTTGGACGAGGCCGGCCACCTGCTTTCCGACGATAAAGACAGCAAATATGTGGGTAAAGTACTGGCTACGTGGGCGGAAAAATACATCTAA